The following coding sequences lie in one Lolium perenne isolate Kyuss_39 chromosome 2, Kyuss_2.0, whole genome shotgun sequence genomic window:
- the LOC127334393 gene encoding OVARIAN TUMOR DOMAIN-containing deubiquitinating enzyme 12, whose amino-acid sequence MTHRFPNEGASSSSTSASSQRSETDDDKMIAMLLEEEYANLDGAMAKRLTNLTSIPHVPRINTYFPTYSDATMDHHRLHDRLNAYGLLEVRVSGDGNCQFRALSDQLYRSPEHHKHVRKEIVKQLKACNSLYEGHVPMKYKHYCKKMKKSGEWGDHVTLQAAADKFAAKICLLTSFRDTCFVEIVPQYQAPQRELWLSFWSEIHYNSLYDARVPSQYKPKRKHWFF is encoded by the exons ATGACGCATAGGTTTCCAAATGAAGGTGCCTCATCCAGCTCCACCTCTGCGAGCAGCCAGAGAAGTGAGACCGATGATGACAAAATGATTGCGATGCTTCTTGAAGAAGAATATGCCAATCTTGATGGTGCTATGGCCAAGCGTCTTACAAATTTAACATCTATTCCT CATGTTCCCCGGATCAACACGTACTTCCCGACGTATAGTGATGCCACTATGGATCATCACCGCCTTCACGATAG GTTAAATGCATATGGCTTGCTTGAAGTGAGGGTATCAGGCGATGGCAATTGTCAG TTCCGTGCACTCTCAGACCAGCTATATCGATCACCCGAGCATCACAAGCATGTTCGTAAAGAAATAGTGAAGCAG CTCAAGGCATGTAACTCCTTGTATGAAGGCCATGTCCCAATGAAATATAAACACTACTGCAAGAAGATGAAAAA ATCCGGTGAGTGGGGAGACCATGTCACACTACAAGCAGCTGCTGATAAG TTTGCTGCGAAAATATGTCTTCTAACATCATTCAGAGATACCTGCTTTGTTGAAATTGTTCCACAATATCAGGCTCCGCAGAGAG AGCTCTGGCTAAGTTTCTGGTCCGAAATTCACTACAACTCACTGTATGATGCTCGAG TCCCAAGCCAATACAAGCCTAAAAGGAAGCACTGGTTTTTTTAG